The following coding sequences lie in one Anas platyrhynchos isolate ZD024472 breed Pekin duck chromosome 15, IASCAAS_PekinDuck_T2T, whole genome shotgun sequence genomic window:
- the NUDT1 gene encoding oxidized purine nucleoside triphosphate hydrolase → MSTRNLFTLVLVVQPSRILLGMKKRGFGAGLWNGFGGKVQTGESIEEAAHRELKEESGLTVDTLQKMGQITFEFVGSPELLEVHVFRADHFNGEPEESDEMRPQWFQLDEVPFSQMWPDDIYWFPLLLQKKKFRGYFKFQGQDTILEHTLEEVEEI, encoded by the exons ATGTCTACACGCAACCTCTTCACCCTCGTCCTGGTGGTGCAACCGTCTCGCATCCTCCTGGGCATGAAGAAACGCGGGTTCGGAGCCGGGCTCTGgaatggttttgggggaaaggTGCAGACAGGAGAGAGCATCGAGGAGGCTGCTCACAG GGAACTCAAGGAAGAGAGCGGACTAACAGTGGACACCTTGCAGAAGATGGGCCAGATCACATTTGAATTTGTAGGCAGCCCTGAACTCCTGGAAGTTCACGTTTTCCGGGCAGATCATTTTAACGGCGAGCCAGAAGAAAGTGATG AAATGCGGCCTCAGTGGTTTCAGCTGGATGAGGTGCCATTCAGTCAGATGTGGCCAGATGATATCTATTGGTTTCCCctgctgcttcagaaaaagaagtttCGTGGCTATTTTAAGTTCCAAGGACAAGACACTATCTTGGAGCACACCCTGGAAGAAGTGGAGGaaatttaa
- the MRM2 gene encoding rRNA methyltransferase 2, mitochondrial, whose amino-acid sequence MRAGVASCQRLASLHLHCRCLHTTVGFLKKKTATENWWLERHLKDPFVKATKQQNYRCRSAFKLLEIDDKFHILRPGLSVLDCGAAPGAWSQVAVEKVNALGTDPSAPTGFVLGVDLMRISPLEGAVFLPEADITDPNTLRAIQSLLPAGKVDAILSDMAPNATGIKDLDHQKLISLCLGLVNLAQSILKPKGTLLCKFWDGHESRVLQNRLKEQFREVKTLKPQASRKDSSESYFLARLYKGK is encoded by the exons ATGAGGGCGGGCGTTGCGAG CTGTCAGCGTTTGGCAAGCCTTCACCTGCACTGCAGGTGTCTGCACACCACGGTGGGGTTCCTaaagaagaaaactgcaacAGAGAACTGGTGGCTGGAGCGGCATTTGAAGGATCCCTTTGTCAAAGCAACGAAACAGCAGAACTACCGTTGTCGGAGTGCCTTCAAGTTACTGGAGATCGATGACAAGTTCCATATTCTCCGACCAGGACTCTCCGTTCTAGACTGTGGGGCAGCACCAGGTGCTTGGAGTCAGGTTGCTGTAGAGAAGGTCAACGCCTTAGGTACTG ATCCTTCTGCCCCCACTGGCTTCGTCCTTGGAGTTGACCTCATGCGGATTTCCCCACTGGAAGGAGCTGTCTTCCTGCCAGAGGCTGACATTACAGACCCAAACACGCTGAGGGCAATCCAGAGCCTGCTTCCTGCAGGGAAGGTGGACGCTATCTTGAGCGACATGGCACCTAATGCAACAGGCATTAAAGACCTGGACCATCAGAAGTTGATCAGTTTATGTTTAGGCCTTGTGAATCTGgcacaaagtattttaaagcctAAAGGAACGCTGCTGTGTAAGTTCTGGGATGGACACGAGTCCCGTGTTCTTCAAAACAGACTGAAGGAGCAGTTCCGGGAGGTGAAAACTTTAAAGCCTCAGGCCAGCCGGAAGGACTCTTCTGAATCTTATTTCTTGGCAAGACTGTACAAAGGGAAATGA